In one Musa acuminata AAA Group cultivar baxijiao chromosome BXJ2-5, Cavendish_Baxijiao_AAA, whole genome shotgun sequence genomic region, the following are encoded:
- the LOC135611581 gene encoding transcription factor GLABRA 3-like — MDGVLELGTTDLILEDPAIREKITSSLWELPNPICSEQSISGRRMAENDEDHLCPNLDNNIDDCLDLEDQNLIVDPQTQLGNGPTHIPFHLYAPIEQTEPVRCRVEELHTSIREELIVGSSDGSLNDGCSTQKVEDAFGVDGLNDISQTQSRQFIDDEFSNVLHGYLDSDGHEPMSFVHVQRVVSGTVGERKNNQIVDGVQQRSLSRIVPLDLDGDDSQSAEAVAVILQNSKHVKPVSSYPKISHKSSFAIWRNDMNPPKPFTSMSQKLLKKLLVDITWLRHVLSERRRREKLKEKFLVLRSLIPSISKVDKASVLGNTIDYLKDLKRRLLELESCQDSAELEIAESRKHPDVAKRSSDNYRNKEIVNGENSLAKKRKVSDVDRSNAEHLWISTKDRPIEVNVTLKDKEVLVEMHCPWRESLVFEIVESISNLHLDLLSVQSSTVDGMLSLAIKSKFRSTSVASPGMIKQSLQRVMGLL; from the exons ATGGATGGTGTACTAGAGCTTGGAACAACTGATCTA ATTTTGGAGGATCCTGCCATCAGAGAGAAGATCACAAGTTCTCTCTGGGAGCTACCAAATCCGATTTGCTCTGAGCAATCTATATCCGGTCGTCGAATGGCTGAGAACGACGAAGATCATTTATGCCCTAATCTTGATAATAACATAGATGACTGTCTCGACTTGGAGGACCAGAATCTGATCGTTGATCCTCAAACCCAATTGGGCAATGGTCCAACACACATTCCATTTCATTTGTATGCCCCTATCGAACAAACAGAACCAGTCCGATGCAGGGTCGAGGAGCTACATACAAGCATACGTGAAGAACTAATTGTAGGTTCTTCAGATGGCAGTTTAAATGATGGCTGCTCCACGCAAAAGGTAGAAGATGCATTTGGAGTTGATGGGCTAAATGACATATCTCAGACTCAGAGTAGGCAGTTTATAGATGATGAGTTCAGCAATGTCCTACATGGCTATTTGGATTCTGATGGGCATGAACCGATGTCTTTTGTTCATGTTCAGAGAGTTGTCTCTGGCACTGTGGGAGAAAGAAAAAACAACCAGATTGTTGACGGTGTTCAACAGAGAAGCCTTAGCAGGATAGTTCCACTGGATCTTGATGGTGATGATTCACAGTCTGCAGAGGCAGTTGCTGTCATTTTACAGAATTCAAAACATGTAAAACCAGTTTCAAGCTACCCGAAGATTTCTCATAAATCCAGTTTTGCAATCTGGAGAAATGATATGAACCCACCAAAACCATTCACTAGCATGTCTCAGAAGCTGTTAAAGAAACTTCTAGTGGATATAACATGGTTGC GTCATGTCTTAtcagagaggaggagaagagagaagttGAAGGAGAAATTTCTTGTTTTGAGATCACTTATTCCGTCTATCAGCAAG gTCGACAAGGCATCCGTCCTTGGTAACACCATAGATTATCTGAAAGATCTTAAGAGAAGACTGCTGGAGTTGGAATCCTGCCAGGATTCAGCGGAGCTTGAGATTGCGGAGAGCAGGAAGCATCCTGATGTAGCAAAGCGATCATCTGACAATTACAGGAACAAAGAGATCGTGAATGGCGAGAATTCTTTAGCAAAGAAGCGGAAAGTATCTGACGTCGATAGATCAAATGCCGAGCACCTCTGGATCTCGACCAAGGATAGACCAATCGAGGTAAACGTCACCTTGAAGGACAAAGAGGTTTTGGTAGAGATGCACTGTCCATGGAGGGAAAGCTTGGTGTTCGAGATAGTGGAATCTATAAGCAACCTCCATTTGGATCTGCTCTCGGTGCAATCTTCCACTGTCGATGGCATGCTTTCCCTGGCAATAAAATCCAAG TTTAGAAGCACCAGTGTTGCCTCACCAGGAATGATAAAGCAATCACTTCAAAGAGTGATGGGATTATTATAG